A single Cygnus atratus isolate AKBS03 ecotype Queensland, Australia chromosome 11, CAtr_DNAZoo_HiC_assembly, whole genome shotgun sequence DNA region contains:
- the C11H15orf39 gene encoding LOW QUALITY PROTEIN: uncharacterized protein C15orf39 homolog (The sequence of the model RefSeq protein was modified relative to this genomic sequence to represent the inferred CDS: inserted 1 base in 1 codon): MAAKRHPEPLDAIIFNKLPRVDAEPGPGFPPVLCKPSPVTTAGPENHLSYKGSYFSCPRAEGPLLHCLLHRPRSPPPGRLGAEQGADALVWDLLMARDKWPGHQGHPFPLKKPVAVPKPVYAAPLCFTPLGSRGGDSTLQRAPGAASPHGEPPRRGPHPEPSLLPLPPASPIAFSPYYAAFEKYRGPPAVHDLAKAPELPGRIQDSWPKLRPPASSPVHQEHPPACYPQPPYPQPPFLQPPRAEQPPGSLSSYKALGFAASGEPAPFPGAYLKPQTPRSYFPGPLDGFVPRPAGPSALPSPKTAGLPRAAEPPLPTGFLQPSTNFAFSPMEAALFGVTEHHGAGRAVPVEPRGGRPVARPGSAFHPVRTPQKMPEGLARTFPKGDAGYGLDVVAKGSPIPPQHHPGTGDTCRVGDTCRVRDACRVRDACRVGDATQEPPGATCPQERLRDLKSREMSREMSPASPPMPVINNVFSLAPYREYLEGTEGSTDVPVHKEHAQGDTPPQNAASTWDPSAVKVSVTPSEGEGADQKVPPEGPKAKAVSPEPPAKSHRGLQGGEVALDLSLKKSLVTTGDTRPDTRQPREDKEGLLGKVEEVGEDTKPPVPPQLAEAVSGDRSHFQSSAAFMSKKYKILRSWGPPRAPQPSPLPRSPPDSPPPSTSAPQGTCHRRLTLTDVLVPQAPPAPGEDGAPLPACCDALARQGLGSPCFATLHAALCDVLTCSVAGSSPELLQEWLRRTEPEEVLAEMPSSPPKPKNGVRLPEPPKPPRGKEIWLAFRDVAALLSKLLSQLETFMFTRKCPFPHVVRAGAIFIPIHVVKEKLFPKLPGTSVDQVLQEHKVELRPTTLSEEKLLRDLELKSCTSRMLKLLALKQLPDIYPDLLNLLWHHSIRQQLGSQDGDNPTXCPLCLRAAAGGQHRELCVVRGRGRRLASR, encoded by the exons ATGGCCGCGAAACGTCACCCGGAGCCTCTGGACGCCATCATCTTCAACAAGCTGCCTCGGGTGGATGCCGAGCCCGGCCCAGGCTTCCCCCCCGTGCTCTGCAAACCCAGCCCCGTGACCACAGCCGGCCCTGAAAACCACCTCAGCTACAAGGGCTCCTACTTCTCCTGCCCGCGGGCCGAGGGCCCGCTCCTGCACTGCCTCCTCcaccggccccgcagccccccgccgggcaggctgggtgctgagcagggtgcGGACGCCCTGGTGTGGGACCTGCTGATGGCGCGGGACAAGTGGCCCGGCCACCAGGGCCACCCCTTCCCGCTGAAGAAGCCGGTGGCAGTCCCCAAGCCGGTGTACGCGGCCCCGCTGTGCTTCACCCCGCTGGGCTCCCGGGGGGGGGACAGCACCCTACAGAGGGCACCGGGGGCTGCATCCCCCCATGGTGAGCCCCCCCGCAGGGGTCCCCACCCCGAGCCCAGCCTCctgccgctgcccccggccTCCCCCATCGCCTTCTCCCCCTATTACGCTGCCTTCGAGAAATACCGAGGCCCCCCCGCCGTGCACGACCTGGCCAAGGCCCCTGAGCTCCCCGGCCGGATCCAGGACTCCTGGCCCAAGCTCCGTCCTCCCGCCAGCAGCCCGGTGCACCAGGAGCATCCCCCGGCGTGCTACCCGCAGCCTCCCTACCCGCAGcctcccttcctgcagcctccGCGCGCAGAGCAGCCTCCGGGCTCCCTCTCCTCCTACAAAGCCCTCGGCTTCGCGGCCAGCGGGGAGCCTGCCCCTTTTCCTGGTGCTTACCTCAAACCCCAAACCCCCAGGAGCTACTTTCCTGGCCCCTTGGATGGCTTCGTGCCGAGGCCGGCCGGACCCAGTGCGCTGCCCTCACCGAAGACAGCGGGGCTGCCGAGGGCTGCCGAGCCTCCACTGCCCACCGGGTTCCTCCAGCCGAGCACCAATTTCGCCTTCAGCCCCATGGAGGCAGCTTTATTTGGTGTCACGGAGCACCACGGGGCTGGGCGAGCGGTGCCGGTGGAGCCCCGTGGAGGGAGGCCGGTGGCGAGGCCTGGCAGCGCCTTCCACCCCGTCCGCACCCCGCAGAAAATGCCCGAGGGACTTGCGAGGACGTTCCCCAAGGGAGACGCCGGCTATGGGCTGGATGTGGTGGCCAAAGGcagccccatccctccccagcaccacccaggCACGGGGGACACTTGTAGGGTTGGGGACACTTGTAGGGTCAGGGATGCTTGTAGGGTCAGGGACGCTTGTAGGGTCGGGGACGCAACCCAGGAGCCTCCTGGGGCCACCTGTCCccaagagaggctgagggacctCAAAAGCCGGGAGATGTCCAGGGAGATGTCCCCCGCCTCGCCGCCAATGCCGGTGATCAACAACGTCTTCAGCCTGGCGCCTTACCGGGAGTACCTGGAGGGGACCGAGGGCTCCACCGACGTCCCCGTCCACAAGGAGCACGCCCAGGGGGACACCCCGCCCCAAAATGCAGCCAGCACTTGGGACCCCAGTGCCGTCAAGGTCTCGGTGACGCCCAGCGAAGGGGAGGGTGCTGACCAAAAGGTGCCCCCTGAGGGGCCCAAGGCAAAGGCCGTGTCCCCAGAGCCGCCGGCCAAAAGCCACAGGGGGCTCCAGGGCGGTGAGGTGGCACTGGACCTGAGCTTGAAGAAGAGCCTGGTGACAACGGGGGACACCCGCCCAGACACCAGACAGCCCCGGGAGGACAaagaggggctgctggggaaggttGAGGAGGTAGGGGAGGACACCAagcccccggtgccaccccAGCTGGCAGAGGCTGTCTCTGGGGACAGGAGCCACTTccagagctcagctgccttCATGTCCAAGAAATACAAGATCCTCAGGTCCTGGGGGCCACCCCGTGCCCCGCAGCCCAGCCCCTTGCCTCGCAGCCCCCCCGACTCCCCGCCGCCCAGCACCTCAGCCCCACAGGGGACCTGCCACCGCCGCCTGACGCTGACGGACGTGCTCGTGCCCCAAGCCCCCCCTGCGCCGGGGGAGGACGGAGCCCCCCTGCCCGCCTGCTGCGATGCCCTGGCCCGGCAGGGCTTGGGCAGCCCATGCTTTGCCACCCTGCACGCCGCCCTCTGCGACGTCCTCACCTGCTCGGTGGCCGGGTCCTCcccggagctgctgcaggagtggCTGAGGAGGACGGAGCCGGAGGAGGTGCTGGCGGAGATGCCCAGTTCCCCACCCAAACCCAAGAACGGGGTCAggctccccgagccccccaagccccccaggGGCAAGGAGATCTGGCTGGCTTTCCGGGATGTGGCCGCGCTGCTCAGCaagctgctctcccagctggagACCTTCATGTTCACTCGCAAGTGCCCCTTTCCCCATGTGGTGCGGGCGGGTGCCATCTTCATCCCCATCCACGTGGTGAAGGAGAAGCTCTTCCCCAAGCTGCCCGGCACCTCTGTTGACCaagtgctgcaggagcacaaGGTGGAGCTGCGTCCCACCACGCTCTCTgaggagaagctgctgagggaccTGGAGCTCAAGAGCTGCACCTCGCGCATGCTGAAGCTCCTGGCTCTCAAGCAGCTCCCTGACATCTACCCGGACCTGCTGAACCTCCTGTGGCACCACTCTATCAGGCAGCAGCTCG GTTCTCAGGATGGGGACAATCCCA GCTGCCCCTTGTGTCTtcgtgctgcagctggaggccagcacCGAGAGCTTTGTGTCGTACGGGGCAGAGGCCGGAGGCTGGCCAGTAGGTGA